A region of Hydrogenimonas cancrithermarum DNA encodes the following proteins:
- a CDS encoding thiamine phosphate synthase: MLRYAITDPSYYSSDPLFFSRFLERILRFHAIDMVVLRDKQTSDYETLARSFLSLKPHFPETKFLLHSDECLAASLGADGIHLPSNAFGRISHAKSLGLWTIVSTHTLDEAVEAEQEGADAVTFSPIFPTPGKGEPKGLEKLKEIKDKISIKLFALGGIVTDEQIGAVEGAGADGFASIRYFVE; this comes from the coding sequence ATGCTGCGCTACGCGATCACTGATCCGAGCTATTACAGTTCGGATCCTCTTTTTTTCAGTCGGTTCCTCGAACGGATTTTACGCTTCCACGCTATCGATATGGTGGTTTTGAGAGACAAACAGACATCCGATTATGAAACATTGGCCAGAAGTTTTCTCTCGCTCAAACCGCACTTTCCCGAAACGAAATTTTTGCTTCATTCCGACGAATGCCTGGCGGCATCGCTGGGGGCGGATGGGATCCATCTTCCCTCCAATGCCTTCGGCAGGATTTCCCACGCGAAGTCGCTCGGACTCTGGACGATCGTCAGTACCCATACACTCGATGAAGCGGTCGAAGCAGAGCAAGAGGGTGCCGATGCAGTGACATTCAGCCCCATATTCCCCACGCCCGGCAAAGGGGAACCGAAAGGTTTAGAGAAGTTAAAAGAAATTAAAGATAAAATATCTATCAAACTCTTCGCACTTGGCGGCATCGTGACCGATGAACAGATAGGGGCCGTCGAAGGTGCCGGAGCTGACGGTTTTGCGTCGATACGCTATTTTGTAGAATAA
- a CDS encoding F0F1 ATP synthase subunit A: protein MEGVFTFFGALNHSHGFIFTTHVLLTAILALLLAKMATKSLKLVPTGTQNIMEAYLQGIIAMGRDVIGETNAKKYLPLVATIGIIVFIANVLGIIPGFESPTGNINMTLTLALIVFIYYNFEGIRRHGVVHYFAHFMGPVKWLAPLMFPIEIVSHISRIISLSFRLFGNIKGDDLFLWVLLMLAPWIVPLPAFLLLTFSAILQAFIFMILTYVYLAGAVLLEEEAL, encoded by the coding sequence ATGGAAGGTGTATTTACCTTTTTTGGAGCCCTCAACCACTCACATGGGTTCATCTTCACGACACATGTACTTCTGACAGCCATTCTGGCACTTCTGCTTGCGAAAATGGCCACAAAATCGTTGAAGCTCGTTCCGACGGGAACACAGAATATCATGGAGGCTTATCTTCAGGGTATCATTGCCATGGGACGAGACGTCATCGGTGAAACGAATGCGAAAAAGTATCTTCCGCTTGTCGCGACGATCGGTATTATCGTCTTCATCGCGAATGTACTGGGTATCATTCCCGGTTTCGAGTCTCCGACCGGCAACATCAACATGACGCTGACACTGGCGCTCATTGTCTTTATCTACTACAACTTCGAAGGTATTCGCCGACATGGTGTCGTACATTATTTCGCCCACTTTATGGGACCGGTCAAGTGGCTGGCTCCACTCATGTTCCCTATCGAGATCGTCTCTCATATTTCGCGTATCATCTCGCTTTCATTCCGACTCTTCGGTAACATCAAGGGTGATGACCTCTTTTTGTGGGTTCTTCTGATGCTTGCACCGTGGATCGTGCCTCTTCCCGCATTTTTGCTTCTGACATTTTCCGCGATTCTGCAGGCATTCATCTTTATGATTTTGACCTACGTCTATCTCGCAGGAGCCGTATTGCTGGAAGAGGAAGCGCTGTAA
- a CDS encoding TIGR02757 family protein has translation MNENVSIGLRDRLESEAAKRNDPAELIGGAADPLQVACGLEDARAILLCALFGYGNAQNIVKFLRSLDFSLLDSDEATIRKQLSNRYYRFQSTEDVIQVFLMLSRLGQGEMKETFLKGYEKERKVLDGIFSLIERFGMLNRYESRGYRFLVGSIPKNGKPTSPYKRWMMFLRWLVRKDTLDLGLWTEVSKADLVIPLDTHTFQVGRSLGLLKRKTYDWKAAVELTQALKRFCPEDPVKYDFALYRLGQEKNRVIRGVLKPD, from the coding sequence GTGAACGAAAACGTTTCTATCGGCTTGCGTGATCGGCTCGAAAGCGAAGCGGCGAAGCGCAACGATCCGGCCGAGCTGATCGGCGGTGCCGCCGATCCCCTGCAGGTGGCATGCGGGCTGGAAGATGCGCGGGCCATTCTGCTCTGCGCACTTTTTGGGTACGGGAATGCGCAAAATATCGTCAAGTTTCTCCGCTCGCTCGACTTTTCGCTTCTTGACAGTGACGAAGCCACGATACGGAAACAACTTTCGAACCGTTACTACCGCTTTCAATCCACGGAAGATGTTATTCAGGTCTTTTTGATGCTGAGCCGGCTGGGGCAGGGCGAAATGAAAGAGACTTTTTTAAAAGGGTATGAGAAAGAGCGGAAGGTACTCGATGGTATTTTTTCATTGATCGAACGTTTCGGCATGTTGAATCGATACGAGAGCAGGGGCTACCGTTTTCTCGTTGGCTCGATTCCGAAAAACGGCAAGCCGACAAGTCCCTACAAACGCTGGATGATGTTTCTTCGATGGCTGGTCCGAAAGGATACGCTCGATCTGGGGTTGTGGACCGAAGTGTCGAAAGCCGATCTCGTCATTCCTCTCGATACCCATACGTTTCAGGTGGGCCGTTCGCTCGGACTGTTGAAACGGAAAACCTATGACTGGAAAGCGGCGGTGGAGTTGACGCAGGCACTCAAGAGATTTTGTCCGGAAGATCCTGTGAAGTACGATTTCGCACTCTACCGGTTGGGACAGGAAAAAAACAGAGTTATAAGAGGAGTATTAAAGCCCGATTAA
- a CDS encoding RNA polymerase factor sigma-54, translated as MRLRQSQSVQTKTKLSNTLRSWLPILQAGLEELEEELKAYEKENPYMEVRSGFESQFSAIFTKKVLYHGDRSSSSEAIEALTVHRKSIYELLYEQINAPLFPTPLSESVAYALIEEIGSEGYFEGEIEAIAERFGISSSQVEKIRHRFAYLDPPGVGALNAPEAMLFQLRQSGVEEPIYSLVEQMLEDFENIGRFRGHNDYEAALKVIRTFKNPPAIETLEASVPIIPDLVITTTSEGIDVAINDAFYPDIHIEEDGCDHAFVRKKIKEARDLIDALQMRKATLYKIGLMIVEFQYDFFHGGDIRPMKLKDIAEEFDHNPSTISRAIANKYLMCDRGIFPMKSFFTAGIDEEVSNASIKRFITEAIASEDRNKPLSDQKLLEMIEAKFGVKMVRRTVTKYRKQMQIGGSSERKRFYRLA; from the coding sequence GTGAGACTCCGTCAGAGCCAGAGTGTTCAGACCAAGACAAAACTTTCAAACACTCTGCGCAGTTGGCTCCCTATATTGCAGGCAGGCCTCGAAGAGCTCGAAGAAGAGCTCAAAGCGTATGAAAAAGAGAATCCCTATATGGAAGTCCGCTCCGGATTCGAGTCGCAGTTCTCCGCCATTTTTACCAAAAAGGTCCTTTACCATGGCGACCGTTCCTCGAGCAGTGAAGCGATCGAAGCACTGACTGTGCATCGAAAATCGATTTATGAACTTCTTTACGAACAGATCAACGCACCCCTTTTCCCTACGCCGCTCAGCGAATCGGTCGCTTATGCGCTCATCGAAGAGATCGGTTCGGAGGGGTACTTCGAAGGTGAGATCGAAGCGATTGCCGAGAGGTTCGGAATCTCATCGTCGCAGGTTGAAAAGATTCGACACCGTTTTGCCTATCTCGATCCGCCGGGAGTCGGTGCGCTGAACGCACCCGAAGCGATGCTTTTTCAGCTGCGTCAGAGTGGGGTTGAAGAGCCGATTTATTCGCTTGTGGAACAGATGCTGGAGGATTTCGAGAACATTGGCCGCTTTCGGGGCCATAACGACTATGAAGCGGCGCTGAAGGTGATCCGCACATTCAAAAATCCGCCGGCCATCGAGACGCTCGAAGCTTCCGTTCCCATTATTCCGGATCTCGTCATCACGACGACGTCGGAGGGGATCGACGTCGCGATCAACGATGCCTTTTATCCCGATATCCATATCGAAGAGGATGGATGTGACCACGCTTTCGTACGCAAAAAGATCAAAGAGGCACGCGATCTTATCGATGCACTGCAGATGCGCAAGGCCACACTCTACAAAATAGGGCTGATGATCGTCGAATTTCAGTACGATTTTTTCCACGGCGGCGACATTCGTCCGATGAAACTCAAAGATATCGCCGAAGAGTTCGACCACAATCCTTCCACGATCTCCCGTGCCATCGCCAACAAATACCTTATGTGTGACCGTGGTATCTTTCCGATGAAGAGTTTTTTCACTGCCGGCATCGACGAGGAGGTGAGCAACGCCTCGATCAAACGGTTCATTACCGAAGCGATTGCGAGCGAAGATCGAAACAAGCCGCTGAGCGATCAGAAACTGCTCGAGATGATCGAGGCGAAATTTGGCGTCAAGATGGTGAGACGGACCGTTACGAAGTACCGTAAACAGATGCAAATCGGAGGATCGAGTGAACGAAAACGTTTCTATCGGCTTGCGTGA
- the lptB gene encoding LPS export ABC transporter ATP-binding protein: MHSLRAENLVKTIKKTPIVKGVSLELNTKEVVGLLGPNGAGKTTTFYMICGLIGVTDGNVYIDDMDVTRDPLHVRSRLGIGYLPQESSIFKDLTVEENLLIAAEAAKLNKKSAYKRIENLLELFNIEPIRHRKGIRLSGGERRRAEIARALVSKPKFLLLDEPFAGVDPIAVIDIQNVIRQLLELDIGVLITDHNVRETLGICHRAYVMRSGELMAKGSAGEIASNPDVIKHYLGEHFTL, translated from the coding sequence ATGCATAGTCTTCGCGCCGAAAATCTGGTCAAAACGATCAAAAAAACACCGATTGTCAAAGGTGTTTCTCTGGAACTCAACACCAAAGAGGTCGTAGGGCTTCTGGGGCCCAATGGAGCGGGCAAGACGACGACCTTTTATATGATTTGCGGGCTCATCGGTGTCACCGACGGCAACGTCTATATCGACGATATGGATGTGACGCGCGATCCGCTGCATGTGCGTTCGCGTCTGGGTATCGGTTACCTTCCGCAGGAGTCGAGTATTTTCAAGGACTTGACGGTCGAGGAGAACCTGCTGATCGCGGCGGAAGCGGCGAAACTGAATAAAAAGAGCGCCTACAAACGGATCGAGAATCTGCTGGAACTCTTCAATATCGAGCCGATCCGTCATCGCAAGGGGATCCGCCTCAGCGGCGGGGAGCGGCGGCGTGCCGAGATCGCACGTGCACTGGTGAGCAAACCGAAATTTCTGCTGCTCGACGAACCCTTTGCAGGGGTCGACCCCATCGCGGTCATCGATATACAAAACGTCATCCGTCAGCTACTGGAGCTCGACATCGGCGTCCTCATCACCGACCACAACGTCCGTGAGACGCTGGGGATCTGCCACCGAGCCTATGTCATGCGATCGGGTGAACTGATGGCGAAGGGGAGTGCCGGAGAGATCGCTTCCAACCCGGATGTCATCAAGCACTATCTGGGAGAACACTTTACCTTATGA
- the tsaE gene encoding tRNA (adenosine(37)-N6)-threonylcarbamoyltransferase complex ATPase subunit type 1 TsaE: MTKIIEASLENLDEAAAQIEAMLPEDAVIFLRGDLASGKTTLTKALAEAKGCSSRVTSPTFSIQQVYDNGIAHYDLYQCPNEKFLAMGLLESLEAPGWHLVEWGDEALEKLLRSHGFNVAVIEITPKEGSRLYKVETDA, from the coding sequence ATGACGAAAATCATCGAAGCATCACTCGAAAATCTCGACGAAGCGGCAGCGCAGATCGAAGCGATGCTCCCGGAAGATGCCGTCATCTTTTTGCGTGGAGATCTGGCATCCGGAAAGACGACATTGACAAAAGCCCTTGCCGAGGCGAAAGGGTGCTCGAGCAGGGTTACCTCGCCCACTTTCTCGATTCAGCAGGTTTACGACAACGGCATCGCTCACTACGATCTCTATCAGTGCCCGAACGAGAAGTTTCTGGCGATGGGGCTACTCGAGAGTCTCGAAGCGCCGGGATGGCACCTTGTGGAGTGGGGCGATGAGGCACTGGAGAAACTGCTGCGCTCCCACGGTTTCAATGTCGCCGTTATCGAAATTACCCCCAAAGAGGGATCTCGCCTATACAAGGTTGAAACCGATGCATAG